From a region of the Rhipicephalus microplus isolate Deutch F79 chromosome X, USDA_Rmic, whole genome shotgun sequence genome:
- the LOC119175895 gene encoding uncharacterized protein LOC119175895 isoform X2 produces MGRSRSRSPQRRERERARSRSRERDGLRDQHRERELDRERRLLRERHRSRSRSLSPRLRNRSPRRRRSRSPRRRSRSPRRRSRSRERKEKEAPRALPKFLLERPPITAKDLEGKTEEEKEMMKLMGFANFDSSKGKHIPGNNVGAVHVIHKRKYRQYMNRKGGFNRPLDFVA; encoded by the exons ATGGGCCGAAGCCGTTCTCGTTCACCGCAGCGAAGAG AAAGAGAGCGGGCTCGATCTCGGTCTCGTGAGAGAGATGGCCTTCGTGACCAACATCGCGAGCGAGAACTTGATCGAGAACGCAGGCTATTGAGGG agCGTCACAGGAGCCGGTCCCGCTCTTTGTCTCCTAGACTCCGCAATCGTTCACCGAGGCGCCGACGGAGCCg ATCTCCAAGAAGGCGCTCTCGCTCCCCAAGGCGGAGGTCTAGGAGCAG GGAGCGTAAAGAGAAGGAAGCTCCTAGGGCGCTTCCCAAATTCCTGTTGGAACGGCCACCCATAACAG CTAAAGACCTGGAAGGAAAAACTGAAGAAGAGAAAGAGATGATGAAGCTTATGGGATTTGCCAACTTTGACTCGTCGAAG GGAAAACACATACCTGGAAACAATGTTGGTGCTGTGCATGTCATTCACAAGCGAAAGTATCG CCAGTACATGAATCGGAAAGGAGGATTCAACCGCCCACTCGACTTCGTTGCATAA
- the LOC119175895 gene encoding uncharacterized protein LOC119175895 isoform X1: MGRSRSRSPQRRAERERARSRSRERDGLRDQHRERELDRERRLLRERHRSRSRSLSPRLRNRSPRRRRSRSPRRRSRSPRRRSRSRERKEKEAPRALPKFLLERPPITAKDLEGKTEEEKEMMKLMGFANFDSSKGKHIPGNNVGAVHVIHKRKYRQYMNRKGGFNRPLDFVA; encoded by the exons ATGGGCCGAAGCCGTTCTCGTTCACCGCAGCGAAGAG CAGAAAGAGAGCGGGCTCGATCTCGGTCTCGTGAGAGAGATGGCCTTCGTGACCAACATCGCGAGCGAGAACTTGATCGAGAACGCAGGCTATTGAGGG agCGTCACAGGAGCCGGTCCCGCTCTTTGTCTCCTAGACTCCGCAATCGTTCACCGAGGCGCCGACGGAGCCg ATCTCCAAGAAGGCGCTCTCGCTCCCCAAGGCGGAGGTCTAGGAGCAG GGAGCGTAAAGAGAAGGAAGCTCCTAGGGCGCTTCCCAAATTCCTGTTGGAACGGCCACCCATAACAG CTAAAGACCTGGAAGGAAAAACTGAAGAAGAGAAAGAGATGATGAAGCTTATGGGATTTGCCAACTTTGACTCGTCGAAG GGAAAACACATACCTGGAAACAATGTTGGTGCTGTGCATGTCATTCACAAGCGAAAGTATCG CCAGTACATGAATCGGAAAGGAGGATTCAACCGCCCACTCGACTTCGTTGCATAA